The nucleotide window AGGAAAGGAATCATGCATTCTGTTAGGCTGCGGGTTAAATGGCTTCACAATGCGGAGGTCTAACTGGACTTTGCTTTCATCTGCAGCGGCAGATTTGTGAGTATGAGAGGATGCCAAAGGTGCTGCTCTGTTTATCTGAGTGTCAAAGTTCTCAATAACTTTTCTTTGCCCTCCAGCAGCTCGACTAGCATTTATAATGGCTTTCTCAGTTTTATTGGCACCCATTCcctttatcattttctttacatccttgtttctgttttcttgaagcaaatcaatttcaatatttttgccTGCACCACCCTTCCAGTTAACTGTGGCTGCCCATTTGCACTGATGTGCTTCAGCCTCAGACAGGAAAACCTCATTCTGAATAATGTTTACAAGCATTTCGATTGCATACGAATTGAACCCAGGCAATGCTTTAAAATGTAGTAGAAGTATTTTATGCAAAGATGCAAGCCTTTCCCCATTTCCTTCTTTAGTTGCATCTTTGAGGTCACAAAGCAGGAAATAATATTTTAGAAGGCATAGTGAATAGTTCCTGACAAAATCGTTGTCATCAGACAAACTTTCATCACCACCCCTAGTTATTGGTTCTTTGAGAAGGAATTCATCAATGAATTTGTCAAAAACTAAGTCATAATATTGCTGCTTTTGATCTCCAACCTCTAAAATGTAATATGGGGGCCTGTTCTGGGTAATTGGGCTCTCTTTGGTTTCCATGCCAAAAAAGTGAAGAAGGGCCTCCACTGTGAAACTCTTGCccactgttaagaaaaactgctCACAGTCTTCATAATGTTTCACGTCAATGGTCACGTTCCGTCGCTGAAGCTTTTCACGAAAGTACCTCAATGTGCCTTGCTCGCGTCCAGAGttcttgtaaatttttttgaaaatgacctACAAATAGAAAAGATATACATTACTTGAACAGCTACAGTCTCACCACTCTCCATTAACAAAGCACCAGAAACCACTAGGTTTTTATTATATTACATAagacaatattatttttattttgcaaaaaatgtaGCTAAATGAGATTTACCTTTAGGAAACTTCTCTTGGTGTGCCAATCAACAATCCTATAGGGATACAGGTGGTCAAATCTGTCCTGAGGTGTATGGCTTCCAGCGCGTAGATCTTTGGCACCTGCCAGTCTCACTCTGGTGAGCTGGTCCCCAAAGCATGGAACTCTAACATTGGCCAGAGGATCATTTGCCTCAGGGATTGGTGGTACATGTGAAGATGGTTGGTCAGGTCTTGAAGGGGCAGCAATTGGTGGACCAGGAAGTACATGTGCAGGTTCAGGAGGGGCACATCTTCCTGCTTTGGAGTAAATTTCTCTCACCCAAACCTCAAGCTGATCCAGAACATCCACAACCTCTGCATACTTTTTTTCATCCTTCATGAGGACAGGGAGTGGGACTACGAGTGATGCACAACTCATTTCAGCTTGATATTGACAGGGTGTATGAGCTGGAACAACTCCCTTTAGAAAATGAAAGGCTGGGAAGAGTTCACACACAATCCTTCCTAGAAAAATTTTGTAACGCTCTTTAGTGGACTGTTTTTCTTCATTGGTCAGGAGTAAGATATCCCTCAGATTACAGTTTCTAAGAGTTCTCTGGGAATCCTTGTTTGGGAGATGATCAGAGGAAACACGATCAAAGACAATGCTGCTGGCAACTGCATGTACACTCTTATTCTGGTGCCCTGAGCGCATATCATGGACCTTAACATCCCAATCAATGTTATCAAGGACAAGAACAAACTTCTTCCCTTCTTTTACCAGCTGAACAGCATTATCCAGAAAATGACGTCCAATATCTTCCTGTATGGTGTATTTCATGGTTGAACCCAGTGTAGCACCATAGCTATGGAATCTCTCAAGGAGCTTTAAAGAGAGAAATTTAGAAAACGTTTATCAGACTACTAAGATGGTTTATAGGGATGAGCATCTGAAAATCACTGATATGGGCCAGAAAGGAATTACCctacttgatttttttttctttatttgtaatGCGAGAATGATTCTACTTCCCCTATGAAAGTTCTCAAAAGCCATGAAGAAATAGACTTTTGGAATGGAGTGGCCATTTAATGCCATATTTTAACCAGACTTACACCATCAGCATAAAGAAATACACAACCTAT belongs to Acropora muricata isolate sample 2 chromosome 9, ASM3666990v1, whole genome shotgun sequence and includes:
- the LOC136928147 gene encoding uncharacterized protein — translated: MLQTPKKIYPASSNATSCCRLCKAVRDSDHCRNLFGKANRTLLVAAENIYGSSFQRSESLPHLLCRPCERRLRNFIAFKALISESQRSLERAKRCMEESPSEHRSLKTSKATETSRVSRGTRRGLHFPEPNPLESGSQTFASEAGIVKYPESVMDTQAIGQFPEQVSNASVDMIKLRSEIERELSEVARRETKSVLMERGYPGLTAFAFEDILTEMQNVCPTVFSLLSWMIQLDLNREKNVAPLALIYGIIMFKRFHELSLLQRLNTVLFSEGNASKELLERFHSYGATLGSTMKYTIQEDIGRHFLDNAVQLVKEGKKFVLVLDNIDWDVKVHDMRSGHQNKSVHAVASSIVFDRVSSDHLPNKDSQRTLRNCNLRDILLLTNEEKQSTKERYKIFLGRIVCELFPAFHFLKGVVPAHTPCQYQAEMSCASLVVPLPVLMKDEKKYAEVVDVLDQLEVWVREIYSKAGRCAPPEPAHVLPGPPIAAPSRPDQPSSHVPPIPEANDPLANVRVPCFGDQLTRVRLAGAKDLRAGSHTPQDRFDHLYPYRIVDWHTKRSFLKVIFKKIYKNSGREQGTLRYFREKLQRRNVTIDVKHYEDCEQFFLTVGKSFTVEALLHFFGMETKESPITQNRPPYYILEVGDQKQQYYDLVFDKFIDEFLLKEPITRGGDESLSDDNDFVRNYSLCLLKYYFLLCDLKDATKEGNGERLASLHKILLLHFKALPGFNSYAIEMLVNIIQNEVFLSEAEAHQCKWAATVNWKGGAGKNIEIDLLQENRNKDVKKMIKGMGANKTEKAIINASRAAGGQRKVIENFDTQINRAAPLASSHTHKSAAADESKVQLDLRIVKPFNPQPNRMHDSFPVISSDPLATLDEVELDRWLNRHKRNLILDAPMEHLDNDDDDDGSN